A region from the Diadema setosum chromosome 13, eeDiaSeto1, whole genome shotgun sequence genome encodes:
- the LOC140236537 gene encoding monocarboxylate transporter 12-like, producing MEDEKSKRRWFVLFGAHVSMLVCAGTYRSCGILLVAWREYFDTTSAEVSGIMSTMACSLLLSGIFTGVLTKLLGCHIVTALGSVIGILGCFGGMFATSHVHLYFTIGIFWGVSVALIYNSSQVVVAYNFKRSHSRANSVASAGVGIGIMVLPPLLQLCINEYGWRGTLLLMSGVQAQLLVAALIFRPPAKKKRPSKSGSISRVSKEEEGTAEPLVEVHKPSADSEQADIGEDCSTEAFTRPEKDFNSDLHLCDHSRENTPLALTESASVSDMTQTIADNETTDVHNSQDKFCDVTVHQDFEGESPESKPGANSENSVKEKGAYEVVVHVCNGKNMTTKALVSHNQNAGNSNGDLSHQDSACKEDSLLSHAKEDGQLQRELTDPDGDCRSDSSSLQASSEQTSFCCRYLQTAGWTLCRDSIGFTLFSICQVMIGICYTAITAHLVASAVDDGMEEQRASFLLSVFGIASLLGRLANGWLVDLKVISSVHLYIVSMAVLGGSAILSRATSAYGWYMFVSILLGSSSGIVKCLAPVVVKEYVGLENLSAGLGIILIFTGIGDLIGPVMAGALYDATGNYDVPFSVTGAILLLSASLLLFEPPLRRWRQRCAPTGNPELGNVERGNPTREEGEGSSHRGNGNLAAMSYAAVSTTEL from the exons ATGGAAGACGAGAAGAGCAAGCGGCGATGGTTCGTCCTTTTCGGCGCCCACGTCTCGATGCTGGTGTGTGCGGGGACGTACCGCTCCTGTGGCATCCTGCTGGTAGCCTGGCGAGAGTACTTTGACACGACCTCGGCAGAAGTCAGTGGTATCATGAGCACCATGGCGTGTTCCCTTCTCCTGTCAG GTATATTTACGGGTGTTTTGACCAAGCTCCTTGGTTGCCACATTGTGACGGCTCTCGGCAGTGTAATCGGTATATTGGGATGCTTTGGAGGAATGTTTGCCACCAGCCATGTTCATCTCTACTTCACCATTGGAATATTTTGGG GTGTCTCTGTCGCACTTATCTACAACTCCTCTCAGGTGGTGGTGGCTTACAACTTCAAGAGGAGTCACTCAAGGGCCAACAGTGTCGCCAGTGCAGGGGTGGGTATCGGCATCATGGTCCTACCGCCTCTCCTCCAGCTCTGCATCAATGAGTATGGGTGGCGGGGGACCCTGCTCTTGATGAGTGGGGTGCAAGCCCAGCTGCTGGTGGCTGCGCTCATCTTCCGACCACCAGCGAAGAAGAAGAGGCCGTCAAAGTCTGGAAGCATCTCGCGGGTGAGTAAGGAAGAGGAAGGCACTGCTGAACCTCTTGTTGAGGTGCACAAACCCAGTGCTGACTCTGAACAGGCTGATATCGGTGAAGATTGCTCGACTGAGGCCTTTACGCGGCCTGAAAAAGATTTCAACTCAGATTTACATCTCTGTGACCACTCCAGGGAGAATACACCCTTGGCATTGACTGAGTCTGCCAGTGTTTCTGACATGACACAAACCATTGCGGATAATGAAACTACAGATGTTCACAATTCTCAGGACAAGTTCTGTGATGTTACCGTCCATCAAGACTTTGAAGGCGAGTCTCCAGAGTCAAAACCTGGGGCCAATTCCGAAAACTCTGTGAAGGAAAAGGGTGCATATGAAgtagtggtacatgtatgtaacggAAAGAATATGACCACAAAGGCCCTTGTAAGTCACAATCAAAATGCAGGCAACTCAAATGGCGACCTCTCACACCAGGACAGTGCGTGTAAGGAGGACTCGCTGCTCTCTCACGCAAAGGAAGACGGCCAACTCCAGCGGGAACTGACTGACCCTGATGGTGACTGTCGGTCAGATTCATCATCGTTGCAGGCATCTTCGGAGCAGACTTCCTTCTGTTGTCGGTATCTTCAAACTGCCGGCTGGACTCTCTGCCGGGATAGCATCGGCTTCACGCTCTTCTCCATCTGTCAGGTGATGATCGGAATCTGCTACACAGCCATAACCGCCCACCTGGTGGCCAGCGCAGTCGACGACGGGATGGAGGAGCAGCGGGCTTCATTTCTCCTCTCCGTGTTTGGCATCGCCAGCCTGCTCGGCCGTCTTGCCAACGGCTGGCTTGTGGACCTGAAGGTCATCTCTTCGGTGCATCTCTACATCGTTTCCATGGCAGTACTGGGTGGAAGTGCAATACTCAGCAGGGCTACTAGTGCCTATGGTTG GTATATGTTTGTGTCCATTCTCCTTGGGTCATCGTCTGGAATTGTGAAGTGCCTGGCCCCCGTCGTGGTGAAGGAGTACGTGGGCCTGGAGAACCTGTCGGCAGGCTTGGGCATCATACTCATCTTCACCGGCATTGGGGATCTCATAGGACCAGTGATGGCAG GGGCCCTCTACGACGCCACGGGCAACTACGATGTGCCGTTCTCCGTGACCGGGGCCATCCTCCTCCTCTCGGCATCGCTGCTCCTCTTCGAGCCGCCCCTGAGGCGTTGGAGGCAGAGGTGCGCACCAACAGGGAACCCGGAACTGGGAAATGTGGAGCGAGGAAACCCCACTCGGGAGGAAGGGGAAGGTTCTTCTCACCGCGGCAACGGAAATCTGGCAGCGATGTCTTACGCGGCCGTGAGCACGACCGAACTTTGA
- the LOC140236538 gene encoding alpha-(1,3)-fucosyltransferase 7-like, with amino-acid sequence MGFLRSTYRSLLCRKRRISLKQRSVLLILLVILVFFCNSLFQTKTLLRFSKYQDEVHGDRRDVSEPIVFEPFTEPPNECVKRVHIFGNLTDMRLWPELSSWYHLLMRSRVHKHAADIFCPVEDCAIRFTIGTNVSHFRGKDAVIFGALPKAFEGRLSDLVAMEPEEGQTWFYYSTETPLRVVNWNRDLRVADLKYHKIMTYRSDSDIPIPFGHYRRRVVPLTQEEFDQTYSQNKTKLVAWMASNCAQIFWPRVPLVEQLNRLLPLDQYGKCGKMQCLPQRSKRCNRMLRQYKFYMTLANSECHEYITEKFWEQTLGQGVVPVIYGAPKKDFEKLGPPNSFIHLSDFSSLKELATFLRKLNVDHESYKKYFEWGRDFEVVNTYPIHVQDLCRTIPHMFRGTAQTLRTLGNSTWYQGCRKPPSKAILTPFWPREQMLAYLTWSLWGSNRDLGRGDMTKLKPF; translated from the exons atgggaTTTCTCAGATCGACTTACAGAAGTCTGCTTTGCCGCAAGAGAAGG ATTTCGCTGAAGCAGCGGTCCGTGCTCCTGATTCTTCTTGTTATTTTGGTCTTCTTCTGCAACTCCCTCTTCCAGACAAAGACACTACTGCGCTTTTCAAAATACCAGGACGAAGTGCACGGCGACAGACGTGATGTCTCGGAACCAATCGTCTTTGAACCCTTCACCGAACCGCCAAACGAATGCGTGAAGAGGGTGCACATATTTGGCAACCTAACGGACATGAGACTGTGGCCGGAACTCTCGTCGTGGTATCATCTTCTCATGCGGAGCCGTGTGCACAAACACGCGGCAGACATATTCTGTCCAGTCGAAGACTGCGCCATCCGTTTTACGATAGGCACGAACGTGTCACACTTCCGCGGCAAGGATGCCGTCATCTTTGGCGCGCTCCCGAAAGCGTTCGAAGGCAGACTATCTGATCTGGTTGCCATGGAGCCCGAGGAAGGCCAGACTTGGTTCTACTACAGCACCGAGACGCCGCTTCGCGTGGTCAACTGGAATCGCGACCTGAGAGTGGCCGATCtgaaatatcacaaaattatgACGTATCGATCCGATTCCGATATTCCGATCCCTTTCGGTCACTATCGGCGAAGAGTGGTGCCTTTGACGCAAGAGGAGTTTGACCAGACCTACAgtcaaaataaaaccaaattggTTGCATGGATGGCCAGCAACTGCGCGCAAATTTTCTGGCCGCGCGTCCCACTTGTCGAACAATTGAATCGTCTGTTACCTTTAGATCAATATGGCAAGTGCGGAAAAATGCAATGTCTTCCTCAGCGGTCAAAAAGATGTAATCGCATGCTACGACAGTACAAATTTTATATGACGCTCGCCAACTCTGAATGTCACGAGTACATCACGGAAAAGTTCTGGGAGCAGACACTTGGACAGGGCGTCGTCCCTGTCATTTATGGCGCACCGAAGAAAGACTTCGAAAAACTTGGGCCCCCAAACTCTTTCATTCATCTCTCCGATTTCTCATCACTGAAAGAGTTGGCCACATTTCTGAGGAAGCTGAATGTCGATCACGAGTCGTACAAGAAGTACTTCGAGTGGGGTCGCGACTTTGAAGTGGTAAACACTTATCCGATTCATGTGCAGGATTTGTGTAGGACTATACCTCACATGTTCAGGGGAACTGCCCAAACGCTACGCACATTGGGCAATTCCACGTGGTACCAAGGATGCCGAAAACCGCCCAGTAAGGCCATCTTAACGCCGTTCTGGCCCAGGGAACAGATGCTTGCCTATTTGACGTGGTCCCTGTGGGGTTCTAACCGCGACCTCGGCAGAGGAGACATGACCAAACTGAAACCATTCTAA